In one window of Frigoriglobus tundricola DNA:
- a CDS encoding phosphate/phosphite/phosphonate ABC transporter substrate-binding protein has protein sequence MGRVCVLLVAAIVPVAVALVPSPRSPAAEPVVVRIGMPENMFSGMPPAVVQAASRPFQIMFEKQTGLKGEVVSAKDYADMADRLRAGTLEIAVFHGFEFAWVRQHPELVPLLVTVPGSKIHACLVVNAGSKAKGAQDLKGACIAVPANTKPHCQLYLDRLREKLPEGTCGTTKADGKSVEEALDAVCVGTCPAALVDFSAFVAYRDNKPGAGAQLTVLEKSDPFPSAVVVYRKEALDDKTAAKVRDGLIKCTDTAQGKLLTSLWRLKGFAELTAAYQTELEKSLKAYPAPKK, from the coding sequence GTGGGCCGCGTGTGCGTACTGTTGGTGGCGGCGATCGTGCCGGTCGCGGTCGCTCTGGTTCCGAGCCCCCGGTCCCCGGCGGCCGAGCCGGTGGTGGTGCGGATCGGGATGCCCGAGAACATGTTCAGCGGGATGCCGCCGGCCGTCGTTCAGGCGGCGTCCCGGCCGTTCCAGATCATGTTCGAGAAGCAGACCGGCCTGAAGGGCGAGGTCGTGAGCGCCAAGGACTACGCGGACATGGCCGACCGGCTCCGCGCCGGGACGCTCGAGATCGCGGTGTTCCACGGCTTCGAGTTCGCGTGGGTGCGGCAGCACCCGGAACTCGTCCCGCTGCTCGTGACCGTGCCCGGGAGCAAGATCCATGCGTGCCTGGTGGTGAACGCCGGGTCCAAGGCGAAAGGCGCACAGGACCTGAAAGGCGCGTGCATCGCGGTTCCGGCCAACACCAAGCCGCACTGCCAGCTGTACCTCGACCGGCTGAGAGAGAAGCTCCCGGAGGGCACCTGCGGCACCACGAAGGCCGACGGCAAGTCCGTGGAGGAGGCGCTCGACGCGGTGTGCGTCGGAACGTGCCCGGCCGCGCTCGTGGACTTCTCGGCGTTCGTCGCCTACCGGGATAACAAACCGGGCGCCGGCGCCCAACTGACGGTGCTGGAGAAGTCCGACCCGTTCCCCTCGGCGGTCGTGGTCTATCGCAAGGAGGCGCTGGACGATAAGACCGCCGCGAAGGTGCGCGACGGCCTGATCAAATGCACCGATACGGCCCAGGGGAAGCTGCTCACGAGCCTGTGGCGACTCAAGGGCTTCGCGGAACTGACGGCCGCGTACCAAACGGAGCTGGAGAAATCGCTCAAGGCGTACCCGGCACCCAAAAAGTAA
- a CDS encoding DNA gyrase/topoisomerase IV subunit A: MAETIETVSIAEQVRDRFLTYAMSVVTGRALPDVRDGLKPVQRRILYAMYNDLSLTFEKKALKCAKIVGEVMGNYHPHGDGALYEALVRMTQSWVLRVPLVYGQGNFGSVDGDPPAAYRYTEAKLSRAAEMLLSELGSETVDLTASYDGTRREPSVLPAQFPNLLVNGTAGIAVGMATQIPPHNLGEVLKACVLLIDNPDATVATLLDKVKGPDFPLGGKIVTDRAMLRKIYEEGRGTIRVQGEWREEEFERGKKQIVVTSIPYGVDKGELENTIGRIVEDRKLPQLLGQANESNEKDGLRLVLEVKGGTDPNLVMAYLYKHTELQKTYSYNMTALVPNEDGTRMVPKDGLSLKDLIRHFLDFRLATVRRRFEYQLRQLRRRIHILEGFAVIFNALDQAIRIIRNSTGKPDAAEKLKTAFKLDDEQVTAILDSQLYKIAQMEIQKILDELAEKKKQAKEIETILASVKKLWGVVRGELEALIEKFPERRKTRMASDEDVLEFDEEAYIARENTNVVLTRNGYIKRVGRLAAVESTRVQEGDEVAAVLPGSTLDHVVFLADDGAAYTLRINEVPATAGYGEPITKFFKLGDGVRVVGAVTTDPRFTTADLPMKDDAPAGPFVMVCTRNGYVLRTPLTAFRTESTKAGRRYVKLEEGDKVVMARLVGDEEGVMLATAGGYVTHFPLNQVTILAGVGKGVFGIKLEPDDVCVGGVVVGGRFDKLLVETESGGTRDFGPGAVKSRARGGKGEKPFQRTKFARVVPPPIELTDWDVVEGKKAKDDAKNGE; encoded by the coding sequence ATGGCCGAAACGATCGAAACCGTCTCCATAGCCGAACAGGTCCGCGACCGGTTCCTCACGTACGCGATGTCGGTCGTGACCGGGCGCGCGCTGCCGGACGTGCGCGACGGGCTCAAGCCGGTGCAGCGGCGCATCCTGTACGCGATGTACAACGACCTGAGCCTGACCTTTGAGAAGAAGGCCCTGAAGTGCGCCAAGATCGTCGGCGAGGTGATGGGTAACTACCACCCGCACGGCGACGGCGCGCTTTACGAGGCGCTGGTCCGCATGACGCAGAGCTGGGTGCTGCGCGTGCCCCTCGTGTACGGCCAGGGGAACTTCGGCTCCGTCGACGGCGACCCGCCCGCGGCCTACCGGTACACGGAAGCGAAACTGAGCCGCGCGGCCGAGATGCTCCTCAGCGAACTCGGGAGCGAGACCGTCGATCTCACCGCGAGTTACGACGGCACCCGCCGCGAGCCGTCGGTCCTCCCGGCCCAGTTCCCGAACCTGCTGGTGAACGGCACCGCGGGCATTGCCGTCGGCATGGCGACCCAGATCCCGCCGCACAACCTGGGCGAGGTGCTCAAGGCGTGTGTGCTCTTGATCGACAACCCGGACGCGACCGTCGCCACGCTGCTCGACAAGGTTAAAGGCCCGGACTTTCCGCTCGGCGGCAAGATCGTCACGGACCGGGCCATGCTCCGCAAGATTTACGAAGAGGGCCGCGGCACCATTCGGGTGCAGGGCGAGTGGAGGGAAGAGGAGTTCGAGCGCGGGAAGAAGCAGATCGTCGTCACCTCCATCCCCTACGGCGTGGACAAGGGCGAACTGGAGAACACCATCGGTCGGATCGTCGAGGACCGGAAGCTCCCGCAACTGCTCGGCCAGGCGAACGAGTCCAACGAGAAGGACGGTTTGCGGCTCGTGCTGGAGGTGAAGGGCGGCACCGACCCCAACCTCGTGATGGCGTACCTGTACAAGCACACGGAGTTGCAGAAGACGTATTCGTACAACATGACCGCCCTCGTGCCGAACGAGGACGGCACGCGGATGGTGCCCAAGGACGGGCTGAGCCTGAAGGACCTGATCCGACACTTCCTCGACTTCCGCCTCGCGACCGTGCGGCGCCGGTTCGAGTACCAGTTGCGCCAGCTCCGCAGGCGGATTCACATCCTCGAAGGGTTCGCGGTCATCTTCAACGCGCTCGACCAGGCCATCCGGATCATCCGCAACAGTACCGGCAAGCCCGACGCGGCGGAGAAGCTGAAGACCGCGTTCAAGCTCGACGACGAGCAGGTGACCGCGATCCTGGACTCGCAGCTCTACAAGATCGCCCAGATGGAGATCCAGAAGATCCTCGACGAACTCGCGGAGAAGAAGAAGCAGGCGAAGGAGATCGAGACCATTCTCGCGTCCGTCAAAAAGCTCTGGGGCGTGGTGCGGGGCGAACTGGAGGCGCTGATCGAGAAGTTCCCGGAGCGCCGCAAAACGCGGATGGCGTCCGACGAGGACGTGTTGGAGTTCGACGAGGAGGCGTACATCGCCCGCGAGAACACCAACGTGGTGCTCACGCGGAACGGGTACATCAAGCGCGTCGGCCGGCTCGCGGCGGTGGAATCGACCCGCGTGCAGGAGGGCGACGAAGTGGCCGCGGTGCTGCCCGGCAGCACCCTCGATCACGTCGTGTTCCTCGCCGACGACGGTGCCGCGTACACCCTGCGGATCAACGAGGTCCCGGCGACCGCCGGGTACGGCGAACCGATCACGAAGTTCTTCAAGCTGGGGGACGGCGTGCGGGTGGTGGGCGCGGTCACCACCGATCCGCGGTTCACCACCGCGGACCTGCCCATGAAGGACGACGCCCCGGCGGGGCCGTTCGTCATGGTCTGCACGCGCAACGGGTACGTGCTCCGCACGCCGCTGACGGCGTTCCGCACCGAGTCCACAAAGGCGGGGCGCCGGTACGTGAAACTGGAAGAGGGCGACAAGGTGGTGATGGCCCGTCTGGTGGGCGACGAGGAAGGCGTGATGCTCGCGACCGCGGGCGGTTACGTCACGCACTTCCCTCTGAACCAAGTGACCATCCTCGCGGGTGTTGGCAAGGGCGTGTTCGGCATCAAACTGGAGCCGGACGACGTGTGCGTCGGTGGCGTGGTCGTTGGCGGCCGGTTCGACAAATTACTCGTGGAAACGGAGAGCGGCGGGACTCGAGACTTCGGGCCAGGCGCGGTCAAGAGCCGTGCCCGTGGGGGGAAGGGTGAGAAACCGTTCCAGCGAACCAAGTTCGCTCGCGTCGTGCCGCCGCCGATCGAACTCACCGACTGGGATGTCGTGGAGGGCAAGAAGGCCAAAGACGACGCGAAGAACGGGGAGTGA
- a CDS encoding DNA gyrase/topoisomerase IV subunit B, translating into MSALSVSNSKYTTDDIQVLEGLEPVRKRPAMYIGDADKKGLHHLAWEILDNAVDEYINGFADHITLTLHKSGHAITITDNGRGIPVEMSKKHKKTGLELVLTVLHAGGKFGDEGSGYVRTGGLHGVGASVVNALSKKLVATVKRDGFEYRQEYAKGSPVTKLETVGPFRGHGTGIYFEPDDTIFKVVRFDADLIKSRLEDMAYLHSGLHVTYKNEITGETLELANPGGLPAFLKKLVTDGQKPSVTEAAFAAVRETGDKIELALQWTASSEETYRTYANGIRTPSGGSHENGLKSALRKAVNNYIETHGIKVKEKITADDIREGVVAVLSVFLRDPMFESQTKNRLTNPEIETAVDNFVRPALETWLNNNKTAADAILMRIIEAARMREASRAAKEDVKRKTPGSRRLSLPGKLADCKSTDMAKTELFIVEGDSAGGSAKQGRSNDTQAVLPLRGKILNCEGLVTAKALANQEISDLVTAIGTGAGEKFNYDGLRYGKIILMMDADADGCHIATLMLDFLFRHMPKLIEKGHVYLAQPPLYRVNVGKDTFWARDDQHKEEILAGLRANAKYEVTRFKGLGEMDAKDLASTTLDRKTRTLLRVSIEGSMLDADKVFVDLLGKDADQRYKFIMERAEQAVAEDLDV; encoded by the coding sequence ATGAGCGCACTTTCCGTCAGTAACTCGAAATACACCACCGACGATATTCAGGTACTCGAGGGCCTGGAACCGGTCCGCAAGCGCCCGGCCATGTACATCGGCGACGCGGACAAGAAGGGGCTACACCACCTCGCGTGGGAGATCCTCGACAACGCCGTGGACGAGTACATTAACGGCTTCGCGGATCACATCACGCTCACCCTGCACAAGTCCGGGCACGCGATCACGATCACGGACAACGGCCGCGGCATCCCGGTCGAGATGTCGAAGAAGCACAAGAAGACCGGTCTGGAACTGGTGCTCACGGTCCTGCACGCCGGCGGCAAGTTCGGCGACGAGGGCAGCGGCTACGTCCGCACCGGCGGCCTACACGGTGTCGGCGCGTCGGTGGTCAACGCGCTCTCGAAGAAGCTCGTCGCGACCGTCAAGCGCGACGGCTTCGAGTACCGGCAGGAGTACGCCAAGGGCTCACCGGTGACGAAGCTGGAGACGGTCGGGCCGTTCCGCGGCCACGGCACCGGCATCTACTTCGAGCCGGACGACACCATTTTCAAAGTCGTCCGGTTCGACGCCGACCTCATCAAGTCACGGCTGGAGGACATGGCGTACCTCCACAGCGGGCTGCACGTCACCTACAAGAACGAGATCACCGGCGAAACGCTGGAACTCGCCAACCCCGGCGGGCTGCCGGCCTTCCTGAAGAAGCTCGTCACGGACGGGCAGAAGCCGTCCGTGACAGAAGCCGCATTCGCCGCGGTGCGCGAAACCGGCGACAAGATCGAACTCGCGCTCCAGTGGACCGCATCGAGCGAAGAGACCTACCGCACCTACGCGAACGGAATTCGTACGCCGAGTGGCGGCTCGCACGAGAACGGCCTGAAGAGCGCGCTGCGGAAGGCGGTTAATAACTACATCGAGACGCACGGCATCAAGGTGAAGGAGAAGATCACTGCCGACGACATCCGTGAGGGTGTGGTCGCGGTCCTCTCCGTGTTCCTCCGCGACCCGATGTTCGAATCGCAGACCAAGAACCGGCTCACCAACCCGGAGATCGAGACTGCGGTAGATAACTTCGTCCGGCCGGCACTTGAGACGTGGCTCAACAACAACAAGACTGCGGCCGATGCCATCCTGATGCGCATCATAGAAGCGGCGCGAATGCGAGAGGCGTCGCGGGCCGCAAAGGAGGATGTAAAGCGGAAGACGCCCGGGAGCCGGCGCCTGAGCCTCCCGGGCAAGCTCGCGGACTGCAAGTCCACCGACATGGCGAAGACGGAACTGTTCATCGTCGAGGGCGACTCGGCCGGCGGGTCCGCGAAGCAGGGGCGCAGCAACGACACCCAAGCGGTGCTCCCGCTCCGCGGCAAGATCCTGAACTGCGAGGGGCTGGTGACGGCGAAGGCGCTGGCCAACCAGGAGATTTCGGACCTCGTCACCGCGATCGGCACCGGGGCCGGTGAGAAGTTCAACTACGACGGCCTCCGGTACGGCAAGATTATCTTGATGATGGACGCCGACGCGGACGGGTGCCACATCGCCACCCTGATGCTCGACTTCCTGTTCCGCCACATGCCCAAGCTGATCGAGAAGGGGCACGTGTACCTCGCCCAGCCGCCGCTGTACCGCGTGAACGTGGGCAAGGACACGTTCTGGGCGCGCGACGACCAGCACAAGGAGGAGATCCTCGCCGGGCTGCGGGCGAACGCGAAGTACGAAGTGACGCGGTTCAAAGGGCTGGGCGAAATGGATGCGAAGGATCTGGCCAGCACGACACTCGACCGGAAGACACGCACCCTCCTGCGGGTGAGCATCGAGGGGAGCATGCTCGACGCGGACAAGGTGTTCGTCGATCTGCTCGGCAAGGACGCAGACCAGCGGTACAAGTTCATCATGGAGCGGGCGGAACAGGCCGTCGCCGAAGACCTGGACGTGTAA
- a CDS encoding SDR family NAD(P)-dependent oxidoreductase, with product MSDTPAFVIVGASGGIGSDLCRRLASRGPCRLVLAARDPAKLERLAEDLRAIRGDVSITTRTLNATDSGAVDAVFAEAASMLGPIHGAANLCGSILLKPAHLTSDKEFGDTLAVNLLTAFHVLRAAVKSMPSGGSIALMSTVATKIGLANHEAIAAAKGGINGLVLSAAATYAARNIRVNAVAPGLVRTPLAERLTASEATLKASTAMHPLGRIGEPGDVGAALAWLLDPATTWVTGQVISIDGGLSCVRAK from the coding sequence ATGAGCGACACCCCCGCTTTCGTAATCGTTGGTGCGTCCGGAGGGATCGGCTCCGACCTCTGCCGTCGGCTCGCTTCCCGAGGCCCGTGTCGGCTCGTGCTCGCCGCGCGCGACCCGGCCAAATTGGAGCGACTGGCCGAAGACCTGCGCGCGATCCGCGGCGACGTCTCGATCACCACCCGCACCCTCAACGCGACCGATTCCGGTGCGGTGGACGCCGTTTTTGCTGAGGCCGCATCCATGCTCGGTCCGATCCACGGCGCCGCGAATCTGTGCGGATCGATTCTGTTGAAACCGGCCCACCTGACGAGTGACAAGGAGTTCGGCGACACGCTGGCGGTGAACCTGCTGACCGCGTTTCACGTCCTGCGCGCCGCGGTCAAGTCGATGCCGAGCGGCGGGTCGATCGCACTCATGTCCACGGTGGCAACGAAAATCGGGCTGGCGAACCACGAGGCGATCGCCGCCGCAAAGGGCGGGATTAACGGCCTGGTCCTGTCCGCCGCGGCGACCTATGCGGCCCGCAACATCCGCGTGAACGCCGTCGCGCCGGGTCTGGTGCGCACGCCGCTCGCGGAACGGTTGACGGCGAGCGAGGCGACCCTGAAGGCGTCCACTGCGATGCACCCGTTGGGCCGCATCGGAGAACCGGGTGACGTCGGCGCTGCCCTGGCCTGGCTACTCGACCCGGCCACAACATGGGTCACGGGCCAAGTGATCAGTATCGACGGCGGGTTGTCGTGCGTCCGTGCGAAGTGA
- a CDS encoding glycosyltransferase family 2 protein, translating into MTPLVLAWVALGCAAVPALLYLWNSFLFREPPAMSATVSVPPISVLIPARNEELGIEACLRSVLASARVELDVIVLDDHSLDRTADIVRALGREDPRVRLESAPPLPAGWCGKQHACFQLAKRARFETLTFLDADVRLQPEALARMALFLNHSGAGLVSGFPRQVTGTVLEKLLIPLIHWLLLCFLPLWGMRHFRWSAFGAGCGQWFMTTRTAYEKVGGHAAVKASLHDGITLPRAYRRAGFVTDLGDATNLATCRMYRSASGVWYGLAKNAREGMAATGQIGFWTVVLLCGQVVPLLNLVASVGRQLSHVPGTDPRITSDELAFPLAATALVFTFAPRLFATLRFRQSWFGAILHPVAILLLLAVQWFAVIRTLIGKPVGWKGRAHPNDSPTQPS; encoded by the coding sequence GTGACGCCCCTCGTCCTCGCGTGGGTGGCGCTCGGCTGCGCCGCGGTCCCCGCCCTGCTCTACCTGTGGAACAGCTTTCTGTTCCGCGAGCCGCCCGCGATGAGTGCCACGGTCTCGGTCCCGCCGATCTCCGTCCTCATCCCCGCACGCAACGAGGAACTCGGTATCGAAGCGTGCCTGCGGTCCGTCCTCGCGTCCGCGCGTGTCGAACTGGACGTGATCGTCCTCGACGACCACTCCCTCGACCGCACTGCGGATATCGTCCGTGCCCTCGGGCGCGAGGACCCGCGCGTGCGGCTCGAAAGTGCCCCGCCGCTCCCGGCCGGCTGGTGCGGCAAGCAGCACGCCTGTTTTCAGCTCGCGAAACGTGCCCGCTTCGAGACGCTCACGTTCCTCGACGCCGACGTGCGCCTCCAACCGGAAGCCCTCGCCCGAATGGCGCTGTTTCTCAACCACTCGGGCGCGGGGCTGGTCAGCGGCTTTCCGCGCCAGGTAACGGGCACGGTCCTCGAAAAGTTGCTCATCCCGCTCATTCACTGGCTGCTGCTTTGCTTCCTTCCGTTGTGGGGAATGCGGCACTTCCGCTGGAGCGCGTTCGGGGCCGGGTGCGGACAGTGGTTCATGACGACGCGAACCGCTTACGAGAAGGTCGGCGGGCACGCGGCGGTCAAGGCGTCACTCCACGACGGCATTACGCTACCGCGAGCGTACCGCCGGGCCGGGTTCGTCACGGACCTGGGTGACGCAACGAACCTGGCGACGTGCCGGATGTACCGTTCGGCGTCGGGCGTGTGGTACGGGCTCGCCAAGAACGCCCGCGAGGGCATGGCGGCGACGGGTCAGATCGGGTTCTGGACGGTGGTGTTGCTCTGTGGGCAGGTGGTGCCGCTGCTGAACCTCGTGGCGAGCGTCGGACGCCAGTTGTCGCACGTTCCGGGAACGGACCCGCGGATCACCTCGGACGAACTCGCGTTCCCGCTCGCGGCGACGGCGCTGGTGTTCACGTTCGCGCCGCGCCTGTTCGCGACCCTTCGGTTCCGGCAGTCGTGGTTCGGGGCGATTTTGCACCCTGTTGCGATCCTGCTCCTGTTAGCGGTTCAGTGGTTTGCCGTGATCCGAACCCTGATCGGCAAGCCGGTCGGGTGGAAGGGTCGCGCGCATCCGAACGATTCGCCCACCCAACCCTCGTAA
- a CDS encoding lysophospholipid acyltransferase family protein — protein MPSDVTLPPRWPWLIRGFRRYSCRYVRKHFHAVRLSKSGAPLTAGDEPLIVVLNHPAWWDPLIGIVLSRAFADRDQFAAIDAVAVRQYPFFRRVGFVGVDTKSLRGAAEFLRTGAAILSAPRNVLWVTAQGRFTDVRERPLALQSGVGHLAARLPAGTVLPIALEYTFWTERTPEALVRVGEPLPVARYSGLSGKAWTALIETALTHNLDRLNAETMSRDPALFTELLSGKSGVGGVYDGWRRLKAWARGRKFDPSHATAPREDKR, from the coding sequence ATGCCGAGCGACGTCACTCTCCCGCCCCGCTGGCCGTGGCTCATTCGGGGGTTCCGGCGGTACTCCTGTCGGTACGTGCGGAAGCACTTCCATGCGGTTCGGCTCTCGAAATCCGGCGCGCCGCTCACGGCCGGTGACGAACCGCTCATCGTCGTGCTGAACCACCCGGCGTGGTGGGACCCGCTCATCGGGATCGTGCTCAGCCGGGCTTTTGCCGACCGCGACCAGTTCGCCGCCATTGATGCGGTCGCGGTGCGGCAGTACCCGTTCTTCCGCCGGGTCGGGTTCGTAGGCGTGGACACGAAATCCCTCCGCGGTGCGGCCGAGTTCCTCCGCACCGGCGCCGCGATTCTGTCCGCCCCCCGGAACGTGCTCTGGGTGACGGCACAGGGTCGGTTCACGGACGTCAGAGAAAGACCACTCGCGCTTCAGTCCGGCGTCGGACACCTCGCGGCGCGACTGCCCGCGGGCACCGTGCTGCCGATCGCGCTCGAGTACACGTTCTGGACCGAGCGGACGCCGGAGGCGCTCGTCCGCGTCGGTGAACCGCTCCCGGTCGCGCGTTACTCGGGTCTGAGCGGCAAGGCGTGGACCGCGCTCATCGAAACCGCCCTCACACACAATCTCGACCGGCTGAACGCCGAGACGATGAGCCGCGATCCGGCCCTGTTCACGGAGCTGCTCTCGGGAAAGTCCGGCGTGGGCGGTGTGTACGACGGCTGGCGCCGGCTGAAGGCGTGGGCGCGCGGGCGGAAGTTCGACCCGTCGCACGCCACCGCCCCGCGCGAGGACAAACGGTGA
- a CDS encoding phytoene desaturase family protein: MTHSAERNRVGVIGGGLGGLAAACVLAARGYAVTVFEKSAWLGGKAAVLEGAGFRFDMGPTILTVPSVLRRIFAEADRRLEDYLDLIRLDPQWRCFFTDGTSLDLVENVDAMAGALDAYAPASAAGYRRFHALSERLHRISDRHFFWKPIGSIRDMIDWRTGFSAQLMGDVLAMRMGRSVASTVRKFVPDPRVAQMLDHFTQYVGSCPESSPAVLCGIAHMQTTEGVWYPRGGTRAVPDALVTLGEELGVEFRTETGIKRVLTWGGASRVCGVETESGEVIDLAAVVSNADSARTHRELLQDAAPAAAKRFENRRGYEPACSGVVLYLGLNRSYDHLLHHGFVFSKDPHEEFDFIYKRGEPAPDPTCYLASTARTEPETAPPGGDALYVLVHAPYLRPHHDWERMLPAYRNVIINKLKTTGQMPDIESRIVYESALTPQDIHDRYRVLNGAIYGLASHGKWNGAFKPSNRSPDVRGLYLAGGAAHPGPGMPMVLMSGWIAADALDRDKIAPKGSEHPTPPTQKPQPVPV; encoded by the coding sequence GTGACCCACTCGGCGGAACGGAATCGGGTCGGCGTGATCGGTGGCGGACTGGGCGGGCTGGCCGCGGCGTGCGTGCTGGCCGCCCGCGGGTACGCCGTCACGGTGTTCGAGAAGAGCGCGTGGCTCGGGGGCAAGGCCGCGGTCCTCGAAGGAGCCGGCTTCCGCTTCGACATGGGGCCGACGATCCTCACCGTCCCGTCGGTGCTGCGGCGCATCTTCGCCGAGGCCGACCGCCGGCTCGAAGACTACCTCGACCTGATCCGTTTGGACCCGCAGTGGCGCTGCTTCTTCACGGACGGCACCTCGCTCGATCTCGTCGAGAACGTGGACGCAATGGCCGGCGCGCTGGACGCGTACGCGCCCGCGTCGGCCGCGGGCTACCGGCGGTTCCACGCACTTTCGGAGCGGCTGCACCGGATCTCCGACCGGCACTTCTTCTGGAAGCCGATCGGTTCCATCCGCGACATGATCGACTGGCGCACCGGGTTCTCGGCTCAACTGATGGGCGACGTCCTGGCGATGCGCATGGGCCGGTCGGTCGCGAGCACGGTCCGCAAGTTCGTCCCGGACCCGCGCGTCGCGCAGATGCTCGACCACTTCACCCAATACGTCGGCTCCTGCCCCGAATCGTCGCCCGCCGTCTTGTGCGGGATCGCCCACATGCAGACGACGGAAGGGGTCTGGTACCCGCGCGGCGGCACGCGCGCGGTGCCGGACGCGCTCGTCACCCTGGGCGAAGAGCTGGGCGTGGAGTTCCGCACGGAGACCGGGATCAAGCGCGTCCTGACGTGGGGCGGCGCGAGCCGCGTGTGCGGTGTGGAGACCGAGAGCGGCGAGGTGATCGATCTCGCGGCCGTCGTGTCGAACGCGGACAGCGCCCGCACCCACCGCGAGCTGCTCCAGGACGCGGCCCCGGCCGCGGCGAAACGGTTCGAGAACCGCCGCGGGTACGAACCGGCCTGTTCCGGGGTCGTCCTCTACCTGGGCCTGAACAGGTCCTACGACCACCTTCTGCACCACGGCTTCGTGTTTTCGAAAGACCCGCACGAGGAGTTCGACTTCATCTACAAACGGGGCGAGCCGGCCCCGGACCCGACGTGCTACCTCGCCTCGACCGCGCGCACCGAACCGGAGACCGCGCCGCCGGGGGGCGACGCGCTGTACGTTCTGGTTCACGCGCCGTACCTGCGTCCGCACCACGACTGGGAGCGGATGCTCCCGGCGTACCGCAACGTCATCATCAACAAGCTCAAGACGACGGGCCAGATGCCGGACATCGAGAGCCGCATCGTGTACGAATCGGCCCTCACGCCGCAGGACATCCACGACCGCTACCGCGTGCTGAACGGCGCGATCTACGGGCTGGCGAGCCACGGCAAGTGGAACGGGGCGTTCAAGCCGTCGAACCGCTCTCCCGATGTGCGCGGGCTCTATCTCGCGGGCGGAGCGGCTCACCCCGGTCCCGGAATGCCGATGGTGCTCATGTCGGGGTGGATCGCGGCCGACGCGCTCGACCGGGACAAGATCGCGCCCAAGGGCAGTGAGCACCCGACCCCGCCGACGCAAAAACCGCAACCGGTGCCGGTGTGA